A stretch of the Azorhizobium caulinodans ORS 571 genome encodes the following:
- a CDS encoding lysozyme → MSAQTISRDGVDLVKAFESCLKPAPGRKGFFTTYLCPAGVLTIGWGHTNDHGRAFRAGAVWSQAECDTALAQDLATLEASVSTILKDVPLAQHEYDALVSMSYNIGPLTRSSIPAKLKAGRKAEVRAVMARWNKGGGRVLPGLTRRREAEADLFEGKIDEALRTAGVMRAAALPMPQKVDVPKPPVSVVAAGTKRETAGMAAGGTLAAGSGSGEAHPFSSALTAAGLALGLALVVAAGFLLVRKYKLIAEDWR, encoded by the coding sequence GTGTCAGCCCAGACCATTTCGCGCGACGGGGTGGACCTCGTCAAAGCCTTTGAAAGCTGCCTGAAACCGGCCCCCGGCCGCAAGGGCTTCTTCACCACCTATCTCTGCCCGGCGGGCGTCCTCACCATCGGCTGGGGCCACACCAACGATCACGGGCGGGCGTTCAGGGCGGGCGCCGTCTGGAGCCAGGCCGAGTGCGACACCGCGCTCGCCCAGGACCTCGCCACCCTCGAGGCCAGCGTCTCCACCATCCTGAAGGACGTGCCGCTCGCCCAGCACGAGTATGATGCGCTGGTCTCGATGTCCTACAACATCGGCCCGCTCACCCGCTCGTCCATCCCCGCCAAATTGAAGGCCGGCCGGAAGGCCGAGGTCCGCGCCGTCATGGCCCGCTGGAACAAGGGCGGCGGCCGGGTGCTGCCGGGCCTCACCCGTCGCCGGGAGGCGGAGGCCGATCTCTTCGAGGGCAAGATCGACGAGGCCCTGCGCACGGCCGGCGTCATGCGCGCCGCCGCGCTCCCCATGCCGCAGAAGGTCGATGTGCCGAAGCCCCCGGTCTCGGTGGTGGCCGCCGGCACGAAGCGCGAGACCGCCGGGATGGCGGCCGGCGGCACGCTCGCCGCGGGCTCCGGCTCGGGCGAGGCCCATCCTTTCTCTTCCGCTCTCACCGCCGCGGGCCTCGCCCTCGGCCTCGCCCTGGTCGTCGCGGCCGGCTTCCTGCTGGTCCGCAAGTACAAGCTCATCGCAGAGGATTGGCGCTGA
- a CDS encoding DUF2730 family protein yields the protein MEPGSMANWGSLCVSLFTLGFYVWTYRSKAAADRVAALEKALGDKASTGRLAALEDRVDKVEDRTTTIEGDIRHMPSASQAQRLEIALSEVRGDLAVLNERLGPIGAISERLQEFLLEEARSRRART from the coding sequence ATGGAACCGGGCAGCATGGCCAACTGGGGTTCGCTCTGCGTCTCGCTGTTCACCCTCGGCTTCTATGTCTGGACCTACCGGTCGAAGGCGGCGGCGGACCGGGTGGCGGCGCTGGAGAAGGCGCTCGGGGACAAGGCGTCCACCGGGCGCCTCGCCGCGCTTGAGGACCGGGTGGACAAGGTCGAGGACCGCACCACCACCATCGAGGGGGACATCCGCCACATGCCGAGCGCCAGCCAGGCGCAGCGGCTGGAGATCGCGCTCTCCGAGGTGCGGGGCGACCTTGCCGTGCTCAACGAGCGGCTCGGCCCCATCGGCGCCATCTCCGAGCGCCTGCAGGAATTCCTGCTGGAAGAAGCCCGCAGCCGGAGAGCCCGGACATGA
- a CDS encoding VpaChn25_0724 family phage protein has product MSMDRLIREEARLIILKALGDQLDETLNSSLLTEELRTFGIKRERAWVHGELAYLAQMGALALMEAGSVKVARLTDLGRRHLDRDVAIEGVKRPSRREA; this is encoded by the coding sequence ATGAGCATGGACCGCCTCATCCGCGAAGAGGCCCGCCTCATCATTCTCAAAGCCCTCGGCGACCAGCTGGACGAGACCCTCAACTCCAGCCTGCTCACCGAGGAGCTGCGCACCTTCGGCATCAAGCGCGAGCGCGCCTGGGTGCATGGGGAGCTGGCCTATCTGGCGCAGATGGGCGCGCTCGCGCTGATGGAGGCCGGCAGCGTGAAGGTGGCCCGCCTCACCGATCTCGGCCGCCGGCACCTTGACCGGGACGTCGCCATCGAGGGCGTGAAGCGTCCCTCGCGCCGGGAGGCGTGA
- a CDS encoding DUF3486 family protein — protein MAGRGRLDSIDRLPEWADDAVAWAFTALKERSLTQVEILDGFNERLRAAAWGEGLTDPVPQISSSAFNRRAMRLAAVGRRLEETRAIAAILTPKFEGETAEQITLLLSETIKTLTFEMLEEAGDLKADGDTAEMLMMASRALKHAEEAKRISADTKAKILKEFTAKATSTVDAVARAKGLSADTVETIKAQILGIRTKP, from the coding sequence ATGGCCGGACGCGGGCGCCTCGATTCCATCGACCGCCTGCCCGAATGGGCGGACGATGCGGTGGCCTGGGCCTTCACCGCCCTGAAGGAGCGCAGCCTCACCCAGGTGGAAATCCTGGACGGCTTCAACGAGCGCCTGCGTGCCGCCGCCTGGGGCGAGGGCCTCACGGACCCGGTCCCGCAGATCTCGTCCTCCGCCTTCAACCGGCGGGCCATGCGGCTCGCCGCGGTCGGCCGGCGCCTGGAGGAGACCCGCGCCATCGCCGCCATCCTCACCCCGAAGTTCGAGGGCGAGACCGCCGAACAGATCACGCTGCTGCTGTCCGAGACCATCAAGACCCTCACCTTCGAGATGCTGGAGGAGGCCGGCGACCTCAAGGCCGATGGCGACACCGCCGAGATGCTCATGATGGCCTCCCGTGCGCTCAAGCATGCCGAGGAAGCCAAGCGCATCTCCGCCGACACCAAGGCGAAGATCCTGAAGGAGTTCACCGCAAAGGCCACCAGCACGGTGGATGCGGTGGCCCGCGCCAAGGGCCTGTCGGCCGACACGGTGGAGACCATCAAGGCGCAGATCCTCGGCATCCGGACCAAGCCATGA